One Halobacterium wangiae genomic window, CACGGAACAGTCGCCGGAGGTCTGCCTCGCTGCCCACGTACGTGACGCGGATCGACCCGTCGTCGTTGACGTGGATGGGCGTCTCGATGACCACGTCGGTGCTGCGCTGTACTTCGAGCATCCTCCTGGTCGCGTCGGTGGACTCGAACTGGCTCACCGCCATCCAGCGCTCGTCTCCCGCCACCATGAAGTCGCGGACGTATGGGGACTCCCGCATGACCGCCTCGTAGCGGTCCGGGTCCCCACTTCCCTCCGCGAACAGCAACACCGCACCGTCGGCGAGGAGTTCGACGTGGTGAATGGCCTCTCGCTCGATGCCCGACTCGGCGGCCAGGTCCTCCCCCAGTGGGTGGAACCGGTCGCCACTGTCGGGCCGAACGAGCGCCGTAAGGTAGCGCATCACCCCAGCCCAGGCGGCGACGAGTAATAAAGAACCGCAGATGAGTCGCAGTCTCCGTTTGCACTCGGAGGGCCTCCCTCGACACATGCGCAGACAGGACTCGACGCGAGTGGACGTGGCAGTCGTCGGCGGCGGCATCTGTGGCCTGACGACCGCGCTGGCGCTGGAGCGACGGGGATTCGACCCGACCGTGTACGAGGCGGCCACCGAGTACCGGCCGGTCGGGGCCGGCATCCTCCTGCAGACCAACGCCATGCTGGTTCTGGACCGACTCGGCCTCGCCGACCGTGTCCGGGAGGCCGGCGTGGCGCTCGGTCGGAGTACGGTTCGCGGACCGAGTGGACGGCCGCTGGCGGAGTTCGACGTCGACCGGGTCGAGCGCGCGGAGTTCGGACACGGGTTCGTCTCCGTCCACCGCGCCAACCTGCAGCGGATCCTCCTCGATTCCCTCGACGCAGACGTCCACACCGCGAAGGAGTGCGTGGCGGTAGCCGACGCGACGTCGCCGACCATCTCGTTCGCAGACGGCACCCGCGCATCACCGGACGTCGTGGTCGGTGCAGACGGCATCGACTCCGTCGTGCGCGAGGCGGTCGCGCCCACCACCCAGCAGCGTCACCTCCCCGGAGTGGTCTACCGGGCCGTCGTGGACGTGTCGCTCCCGCCCGAACACGCCCACAGCGGCGTCGAGGTCTGGACTGGTGGCTGCAACACCGGTGGCGCCCCCATCGAGGACGACCGCTTCTACTGGTTCTGCGTCGCGCCGGAACGAGTCGCGC contains:
- a CDS encoding helix-turn-helix domain-containing protein, which produces MRYLTALVRPDSGDRFHPLGEDLAAESGIEREAIHHVELLADGAVLLFAEGSGDPDRYEAVMRESPYVRDFMVAGDERWMAVSQFESTDATRRMLEVQRSTDVVIETPIHVNDDGSIRVTYVGSEADLRRLFRDAPADAGVTIEVVGTGEYDPDEGRLTRLLTDRQREVLEAAVTVGYYGAPRQATLDDVADAVGIAPATAGEHLRKVEERVFDALVG
- a CDS encoding FAD-dependent oxidoreductase: MRRQDSTRVDVAVVGGGICGLTTALALERRGFDPTVYEAATEYRPVGAGILLQTNAMLVLDRLGLADRVREAGVALGRSTVRGPSGRPLAEFDVDRVERAEFGHGFVSVHRANLQRILLDSLDADVHTAKECVAVADATSPTISFADGTRASPDVVVGADGIDSVVREAVAPTTQQRHLPGVVYRAVVDVSLPPEHAHSGVEVWTGGCNTGGAPIEDDRFYWFCVAPERVAPDGDDRATLQRLGDRFGDAAEPVSSVIAALDPEQVFTTDLRDLPALPRWHRGNVVLAGDAAHAMLPFAGQGTAQAIEDGPVLAHALATHDDPGSAFEEYESARRSRADSIRAESYRLGRFGTTQSELVSRARNAALGLVPQRVLRRFRRQRAAGTTLPPT